One stretch of Mycolicibacterium fallax DNA includes these proteins:
- a CDS encoding YncE family protein: MADPDQPTELLTSSSGEPATVQPSRSPLRHPATIAAALLLVLVVAVAVVIAGRLGGDHQDAGPARLAYTAAATAAVTVAGGANGVTVDPGSRWLYVAGTSPSTGLGTLSVIDADTEKITRTIEVGKYPGDIAVGQGGRTVYVAIRDGVSVVDLDAGAVTGTIKFEQRPSGLAVLGRDLYVAHPSSVDITELGPGDKLDTAFPNLSIIDTVTNKVITTLSTGGPDALALAADPQRSALYAVDLTNEITAVDARMRNVTKRFRIDPAKLVGIMGLAVDRNRLYAAGVDTAGGQGSLTDITGGIPAAPITMPGPLGQIAIDSDARRAYVLIPAVTPLPDSTGGQAAEEARDGGLAVVDLDAKTVTDIVEVGADPRSVAVDATTHTAYVANADDTVSVIKPGSIKPASIKPAP, from the coding sequence GTGGCCGACCCCGACCAGCCCACCGAGTTGCTGACGTCGTCCTCCGGCGAGCCGGCGACCGTACAACCCAGCCGGTCGCCGCTTCGGCACCCGGCGACCATCGCCGCGGCGTTGCTGTTGGTGCTCGTCGTCGCCGTCGCCGTCGTGATCGCCGGTCGCCTCGGCGGCGATCACCAGGATGCCGGCCCGGCACGGCTGGCCTACACCGCCGCTGCCACTGCCGCTGTCACCGTTGCGGGCGGCGCGAACGGCGTCACCGTCGACCCCGGATCACGGTGGCTCTACGTTGCCGGGACCTCGCCGAGCACCGGCCTCGGCACGCTCTCGGTGATCGACGCCGACACCGAAAAAATCACCCGCACAATCGAAGTCGGCAAGTATCCCGGTGACATCGCGGTCGGCCAGGGCGGCCGGACGGTGTACGTCGCCATCCGCGACGGGGTCTCGGTGGTCGACCTCGACGCGGGCGCGGTCACCGGCACCATCAAGTTCGAGCAACGGCCGAGCGGGTTGGCCGTCCTGGGCCGCGATCTGTACGTCGCGCACCCGTCCTCCGTCGATATCACCGAGCTGGGCCCCGGCGACAAACTCGACACGGCGTTTCCGAACCTGTCGATCATCGACACCGTGACCAATAAGGTGATCACGACGCTGTCGACCGGCGGGCCGGATGCGCTGGCGCTGGCCGCCGATCCGCAGCGTTCGGCGCTCTACGCCGTAGACCTGACCAACGAGATCACCGCGGTCGACGCGCGAATGCGCAACGTCACCAAACGATTCCGGATCGACCCGGCCAAACTCGTCGGCATCATGGGCCTGGCGGTCGACCGCAACCGACTCTACGCGGCAGGCGTCGACACCGCCGGCGGGCAGGGGTCGTTGACCGACATCACCGGCGGCATTCCCGCCGCGCCGATCACGATGCCCGGCCCACTCGGGCAGATCGCGATCGACTCCGATGCCCGCAGGGCCTATGTGCTCATCCCGGCGGTCACACCGTTGCCCGACAGCACGGGCGGCCAGGCCGCCGAGGAGGCGCGCGACGGCGGGCTGGCGGTGGTCGACCTGGACGCCAAGACCGTCACCGACATCGTCGAGGTCGGCGCGGACCCGCGCAGCGTGGCGGTCGATGCCACCACCCACACCGCGTACGTCGCCAACGCAGACGACACCGTCTCGGTGATCAAGCCCGGGTCGATCAAGCCCGCATCGATCAAGCCCGCGCCCTGA
- a CDS encoding class II fumarate hydratase: protein MTDGEYRIEHDTMGEVRVPAKALWRAQTQRAVENFPISGRGLERTQIRALGLLKGACAQVNKDLGLLDPAKADAIVAAAGEIADGLHDDQFPIDVFQTGSGTSSNMNANEVIASICAANGVTVHPNDDVNMSQSSNDTFPTATHIAATEAAVRDLIPALEVLHESLAAKAKQWRTTVKSGRTHLMDAVPVTLGQEFGGYARQIEAGIERVRASLPRLGELAIGGTAVGTGLNAPDGFGPKVVEVLTTETGVAELRPAVDAFEAQAARDGLVEVSGALKTIAVSLTKIANDVRWMGSGPLTGLGEIQLPDLQPGSSIMPGKVNPVLPEAVTQVAAQVIGNDAAVTVGGLSGAFELNVYIPMMARNVLESFRLLANVSKLFAAKCIDGLVANEEHLRTLAESSPSIVTPLNSAIGYEEAAKVAKQALAEKKTIRQTVIDRGLIGEKLSEEELDRRLDVLAMAKVRDGE, encoded by the coding sequence ATGACCGACGGCGAGTACCGCATCGAGCACGACACCATGGGCGAGGTCCGGGTCCCGGCCAAGGCGCTGTGGCGGGCGCAGACCCAGCGTGCCGTGGAGAACTTCCCGATCTCCGGCCGCGGACTGGAGCGCACCCAGATCCGTGCGCTCGGGCTGCTCAAGGGCGCCTGCGCCCAGGTGAACAAGGACCTCGGGCTGCTGGACCCGGCCAAGGCCGACGCCATCGTCGCCGCGGCAGGTGAGATCGCCGACGGCCTGCACGACGACCAGTTCCCCATCGACGTGTTCCAGACCGGCTCGGGCACCAGCTCCAACATGAACGCCAACGAGGTGATCGCCTCGATCTGCGCGGCCAACGGCGTGACCGTGCACCCCAACGACGACGTCAACATGTCGCAGTCCTCCAACGACACCTTCCCGACCGCCACCCACATCGCCGCCACCGAGGCCGCGGTGCGCGACCTGATCCCGGCGCTGGAGGTGCTGCACGAGTCGCTGGCCGCCAAGGCCAAGCAGTGGCGCACCACGGTGAAGTCCGGCCGCACCCACCTGATGGACGCGGTGCCGGTGACCCTCGGCCAGGAGTTCGGCGGCTACGCCCGCCAGATCGAGGCCGGCATCGAGCGGGTCCGCGCGTCGCTGCCGCGGCTCGGCGAGCTGGCCATCGGCGGCACCGCCGTCGGCACCGGCCTCAACGCCCCGGACGGGTTCGGCCCCAAGGTCGTCGAGGTGCTCACGACCGAGACCGGGGTCGCCGAGCTGCGCCCAGCCGTCGACGCCTTCGAGGCCCAGGCCGCCCGCGACGGGCTGGTCGAGGTCTCCGGCGCGCTGAAGACCATCGCGGTTTCGCTGACCAAGATCGCCAACGACGTGCGCTGGATGGGCTCCGGTCCGCTGACCGGCCTCGGCGAGATCCAGCTGCCGGACCTGCAGCCGGGCAGCTCGATCATGCCGGGCAAGGTCAATCCCGTTCTGCCCGAAGCGGTCACCCAGGTCGCCGCGCAGGTGATCGGCAACGACGCCGCCGTGACCGTCGGCGGCCTGTCCGGCGCCTTCGAGCTCAACGTCTACATCCCGATGATGGCCCGCAATGTGCTGGAGTCGTTCCGGCTGCTGGCCAACGTGTCGAAGCTGTTCGCCGCCAAGTGCATTGACGGGTTGGTCGCCAACGAGGAACACCTGCGCACGCTGGCCGAGTCCTCGCCGTCGATCGTGACGCCGCTGAACTCGGCGATCGGCTACGAGGAGGCCGCCAAGGTCGCCAAGCAGGCGCTGGCCGAGAAGAAGACCATCCGCCAAACCGTCATCGACCGCGGCCTGATCGGCGAGAAGCTCTCCGAGGAGGAACTCGATCGCCGCCTCGACGTGCTGGCCATGGCCAAGGTGCGCGACGGCGAGTGA
- the glpX gene encoding class II fructose-bisphosphatase — MSDAASSTPTPTRRREAPDRNLALELVRVTEAGAMAAGRWVGRGDKEGGDGAAVDAMRELVNSVSMRGVVVIGEGEKDNAPMLYNGEEVGNGDGPDCDFAVDPVDGTTLMSKGMPNAISVLAVAERGAMFDPSAVFYMNKIAGGPDVAEFIDITSPIAANIQRIAKVRKASVSDVTVCILDRPRHAKLMAAVREAGARIRLISDGDVAGAISACRPESGTDLLVGIGGTPEGIIAAAAIRCMGGEIQATLAPTDDEERQRAIDRGHDLDRVLTTKDLVAGENVFFCATGVTDGDLLDGVRFFGGGCTTQSIVMRSKSGTVRMIEAYHRLSKLNEYSAVDFTGDKTAAYPLP; from the coding sequence ATGAGCGACGCGGCTTCCTCCACCCCCACTCCCACTCGACGCCGCGAGGCGCCCGACCGCAACCTGGCCCTGGAACTGGTCCGGGTCACTGAGGCCGGTGCCATGGCCGCCGGCCGCTGGGTCGGCCGCGGCGACAAGGAGGGCGGCGACGGCGCCGCCGTCGACGCGATGCGCGAGCTGGTCAACTCCGTCTCGATGCGCGGCGTCGTGGTCATCGGCGAGGGTGAGAAGGACAACGCCCCGATGCTCTACAACGGCGAAGAGGTCGGCAACGGCGACGGGCCGGACTGCGACTTCGCCGTCGACCCGGTCGACGGCACCACCCTGATGAGCAAGGGCATGCCCAACGCCATCTCGGTGCTGGCCGTCGCCGAGCGCGGCGCGATGTTCGACCCGTCGGCCGTTTTCTATATGAACAAGATCGCCGGCGGCCCCGACGTCGCCGAGTTCATCGACATCACCTCCCCCATCGCAGCGAACATCCAGCGGATCGCCAAGGTCCGCAAGGCCTCGGTGTCCGACGTCACCGTCTGCATCCTGGACCGCCCCCGGCACGCCAAGCTGATGGCCGCCGTCCGTGAGGCCGGTGCGCGCATCCGGCTGATCTCCGACGGCGACGTCGCCGGCGCCATCTCGGCCTGCCGCCCGGAGTCCGGCACCGACCTGCTGGTCGGCATCGGCGGCACTCCCGAGGGCATCATCGCCGCCGCCGCGATCCGCTGCATGGGCGGCGAAATCCAGGCCACCCTGGCCCCCACCGATGACGAGGAGCGCCAGCGCGCCATCGACCGCGGCCACGACCTGGACCGGGTGCTGACCACCAAGGACCTGGTCGCCGGGGAGAACGTCTTCTTCTGCGCGACCGGGGTCACCGACGGCGACCTGCTCGACGGCGTGCGGTTCTTCGGCGGCGGCTGCACCACCCAGTCCATCGTGATGCGGTCGAAGTCCGGCACCGTCCGGATGATCGAGGCCTATCACCGGCTGTCCAAGCTCAACGAGTACTCGGCCGTTGATTTCACCGGCGACAAGACCGCCGCGTATCCGCTGCCCTGA
- a CDS encoding polysaccharide deacetylase family protein yields MPTSEPKNPAWPYWRIAIGAVSIVLVVVVGVLAGRVTRDSPAEAQAGVDCGAVKCIALTFDDGPGPYTDRLLQILKDNDARSTFFLIGNKVAANPEGAKRIAEAGMEVGSHTWEHPNMTTIPAEEIPAQFRRASDAIEQATGARPKLVRTAGGLINDEVLAEAGRQGLADINWDVIPFDWANDANTDATRYMLMTQIKPNSVVLFHDTYSSTVDLVQQFIPVLKANGYHLVTVSQLAGEREPGTSYGSRENGPPVNELKDIPPQDIPSLPATPSPPPMPNFPITDIPGANSGGPNNGA; encoded by the coding sequence GGCCGTACTGGCGGATCGCCATTGGGGCGGTCTCGATCGTCCTGGTCGTGGTGGTCGGTGTGCTGGCCGGCCGGGTCACCCGCGACAGCCCGGCCGAGGCACAGGCCGGCGTCGACTGCGGCGCGGTCAAATGCATCGCGCTGACCTTTGACGACGGCCCCGGCCCCTACACCGACCGACTGCTGCAGATCCTCAAGGACAACGACGCCAGGTCCACCTTCTTCCTGATCGGCAACAAGGTGGCCGCCAACCCCGAGGGCGCCAAGCGGATCGCCGAGGCCGGCATGGAGGTCGGCAGCCACACCTGGGAACACCCCAACATGACGACCATCCCGGCCGAGGAGATCCCCGCGCAGTTCCGCCGGGCCAGCGACGCGATTGAGCAGGCCACCGGGGCCCGGCCGAAACTGGTGCGCACCGCCGGCGGACTGATCAACGACGAGGTGCTCGCCGAGGCCGGCCGGCAGGGGCTCGCCGACATCAACTGGGACGTCATCCCGTTCGACTGGGCCAACGACGCCAACACCGACGCCACCCGCTACATGCTGATGACGCAGATCAAGCCGAACTCGGTGGTGCTTTTTCACGACACCTACTCCTCGACGGTGGACCTGGTGCAGCAGTTCATCCCGGTCCTCAAGGCCAACGGATACCACCTGGTGACGGTCTCGCAGCTGGCCGGCGAACGCGAACCCGGAACCAGCTACGGCAGTCGGGAAAACGGGCCGCCGGTCAATGAGCTCAAAGACATTCCGCCGCAGGACATCCCGTCGCTGCCGGCCACCCCGTCGCCGCCGCCGATGCCAAACTTCCCAATCACCGATATCCCCGGGGCGAATTCGGGTGGACCCAACAACGGGGCCTAG